A region from the Actinoplanes sp. OR16 genome encodes:
- a CDS encoding glycosyltransferase family 2 protein: protein MSLLHTPGSGANHPASDPAKTARITTPGIPPQRPPTGQVAMPGDELGSTMLFNAQYEYSAYSVLAGPAETEPGGDYRVRMRRLARMRPIRTVLITLFAFAFEATFFSWLVTSIELPDQRLHTMLYAATLFMIGATAAIELFRLVNVVTLCLATLWARDPAPVVPDTGTRVAFLTTIVPGKEPIAMVEKTLRAARKIRYGGTFDVWLLDEGDDPVVKLMCKRLGVKHFSRRGRDEYNTRTGAFKAKTKHGNYNSWLDAHGDSYDVFVSVDPDHVPAPNFCERLLGYFRDPDVAFVVGPQIYGNYDNLVTRWAESQQYLFHSLLQRAGNRRGIAMLVGTNNAVRVSALRSIGGLQDSITEDMATSLRIHATKNPATGKRWRSVYTPDVLAVGEGPSSWTDYFTQQHRWSQGTDEVVVSRFAGVAWRLGPARALHYLLLMSYYPLTAAAWLLGALNAACFLLLGAKGVQVPGEVWLMLYVDAALFQVGLYLYNRRHNISPHEASGSSGLAGMLASTLCTPIYVSSFLSAALRRRSGFVVTPKGDSASPDRFATFAPGLRWAGLYFALLIAALALGNVDPAMYAWPALNLAICLAPTAIWLTNRRRHKEPPV, encoded by the coding sequence ATGAGCCTGCTGCACACCCCGGGTTCCGGGGCGAATCACCCTGCCTCCGACCCGGCGAAGACCGCCAGAATCACGACACCCGGCATCCCTCCTCAACGACCGCCGACCGGGCAGGTCGCGATGCCCGGCGACGAGCTCGGCAGCACGATGCTGTTCAACGCGCAGTACGAGTACAGCGCGTACAGCGTGCTCGCGGGTCCCGCGGAGACCGAACCGGGCGGCGACTACCGGGTCCGGATGCGCCGCCTCGCGCGGATGCGTCCGATCCGGACAGTGCTGATCACGCTGTTCGCGTTCGCCTTCGAGGCCACCTTCTTCAGCTGGCTGGTCACCTCGATCGAGCTGCCCGACCAGCGGCTGCACACGATGCTCTACGCGGCCACCCTGTTCATGATCGGCGCCACCGCCGCGATCGAACTGTTCCGGCTGGTCAACGTCGTGACGCTCTGCCTCGCCACGCTCTGGGCCCGCGATCCGGCGCCGGTCGTCCCGGACACCGGTACCCGGGTCGCGTTCCTCACCACGATCGTGCCCGGCAAGGAGCCGATCGCCATGGTGGAGAAGACGCTGCGCGCGGCCCGGAAGATCCGGTACGGCGGGACCTTCGACGTCTGGCTGCTCGACGAGGGCGACGACCCGGTGGTCAAGCTGATGTGCAAGCGGCTCGGAGTGAAGCACTTCAGCCGCCGTGGCCGGGACGAGTACAACACCCGGACCGGCGCCTTCAAGGCGAAGACCAAGCACGGCAACTACAACTCCTGGCTGGACGCGCACGGCGACTCGTACGACGTGTTCGTCTCGGTGGATCCGGATCACGTGCCGGCGCCGAACTTCTGCGAGCGCCTCCTCGGCTACTTCCGCGACCCGGACGTGGCGTTCGTGGTGGGCCCGCAGATCTACGGCAACTACGACAACCTGGTGACCCGCTGGGCCGAGTCGCAGCAGTACCTCTTCCACTCGCTGCTGCAGCGGGCCGGCAACCGGCGCGGCATCGCCATGCTGGTCGGCACGAACAACGCGGTCCGGGTGTCGGCGCTGAGGTCGATCGGCGGCCTGCAGGACTCGATCACCGAGGACATGGCGACCAGCCTGCGGATCCACGCGACGAAGAACCCGGCGACCGGGAAGCGGTGGCGGTCGGTCTACACGCCGGACGTGTTGGCCGTCGGTGAGGGACCGTCCTCCTGGACCGACTACTTCACCCAGCAGCACCGCTGGTCGCAGGGCACCGACGAGGTGGTGGTCAGCCGCTTCGCCGGGGTGGCCTGGCGTCTCGGCCCGGCCCGCGCGCTGCACTACCTGCTGCTGATGTCGTACTACCCGCTGACCGCGGCGGCCTGGCTGCTCGGCGCGCTGAACGCCGCGTGCTTCCTGCTGCTCGGCGCGAAGGGCGTGCAGGTGCCGGGCGAGGTGTGGCTGATGCTCTACGTGGACGCCGCCCTCTTCCAGGTCGGCCTCTACCTCTACAACCGGCGGCACAACATCAGCCCGCACGAGGCGTCCGGCTCGTCCGGCCTGGCCGGGATGCTGGCGTCCACACTGTGCACGCCGATCTACGTCTCGTCGTTCCTCAGCGCGGCGCTGCGCCGGCGGTCCGGGTTCGTGGTCACGCCGAAGGGCGACTCGGCCAGTCCCGATCGGTTCGCCACGTTCGCTCCCGGCCTGCGCTGGGCCGGCCTCTACTTCGCCCTGCTGATCGCCGCCCTGGCGCTCGGCAACGTCGACCCGGCCATGTACGCGTGGCCCGCCCTGAACCTCGCCATCTGTCTCGCACCGACCGCCATCTGGTTGACCAACCGCCGTCGACACAAGGAGCCGCCCGTATGA